From the genome of Mugil cephalus isolate CIBA_MC_2020 chromosome 2, CIBA_Mcephalus_1.1, whole genome shotgun sequence, one region includes:
- the LOC125003500 gene encoding uncharacterized protein LOC125003500, whose translation MKKNTDSIEQYFEYGDSVSCAVKGSEKFPSPPQCVLHQPCYKVTYTDRSICAIKGSSVNISCTYSHYNYDDAIVSKFWFSPDRSHQWMNRSQPEDLSKDSQYSGRVLVLEPETGRSTLRITNLRESDSSEYHFKFKTRQFEWRSVLPGTTLTVTALQVQVTRIISVHQSQTEAELKCLSSCSPAGRLYVWFKNQQRIRTQQTSTLTDNLSPGDTISCAFSGHEDYRSPSVCEFTSLWLSYLY comes from the exons atgaagaaaaacactgattCGATTGAACAATACTTTGAATATGgagacagtgtttcctgtgctgtTAAAGGATCTGAGaagtttccctctcctccacaat gtgtCCTTCATCAACCCTGCTACAAAGTGActtacactgacagaagcatctgtgCCATCAAAGGTTCATCAGTGAACATTTCCTGCACGTACAGTCATTATAATTATGATGATGCTATTGTgtcaaagttctggttcagtcctGATCGTAGTCATCAGTGGATGAATCGCTCACAGCCTGAGGACCTGAGTAAAGACTCCCAGTATTCAGGTCGTGTTCtggtccttgaaccagagacaggaagatccactctgagaatcactaacctgagagagagtgattcatctgagtatcacttcaaattcaagacacgacagtttgaatggagaagtgttttacctggaacaactctgactgtcacag ctctgcaggtgcaggtgaccagaataatatcagtccatcagtctcaaactgaggcagagctcaagtgtctcagcagctgcagtccagctggTCGTCTTTACGTCTGGTTCAAGAACCAACAGAGAATCAGGACACAGCAAACTTCTACTTTGACAGACAACTTATCTCCTGGAGACACCATCTCCTGTGCTTTCAGTGGACATGAGGATTACcgctctccttcagtctgtgagTTTACTTCACTCTGGCTGTCATACCTCTACTAG